GCCGCCCTGTCCGCATGGTTCGCGGCCGAGCCCAGCTCCTGCGCGCGCGCCAGCGCGCCCTGGGTCTCCTCCGCGGCCTCCAGCGTCACGCGCCGGAACTCGGCCGCGGCCAGCTCGGCGCGTGCCTGCGCGGCGTCGCGCTGGGCGCGGCGCTCGCCGCCGTCCAACAGCGCCCAGGCCAGGCCCAGGCCGAGAAAGCGGTCGGTGCTGTCGCGTAAAGCGCCGGCCAGGCCGCCGCCATTGCGCAGGCGCTGCATGTTCGCTTCCAGCGCCACGCTGGGCCACAGCGCCGCCTTGGCCGCGGTGGCGGAGGCGCTGGAGCCGCGCAGGCGCGCCTCGGCCGCCCGCACATCGGGGCGCTGGGCCAGGCTCTGCAGCGGCAGCTGCGCCGGGACCCGATGCTCGGGCAGCGGGCCGTCGGCCAGCGCCTGCCATTCGCCCGCCTCGATGTCGCTGAGCCGCACCAGGCGCAGCAGCGCATGCTGGCGCTGCTGTTCCTGCTGGGCCAGCTCGGCGCGGCGCTGCTCCAGCTCGGCCTCGCCCTCCAGCTGATCGCCCGCGCCGCGCAGGCCGGCGGCCAGCAGCATCTGCTCCAGCTGCTGCTGGTGCTGCAGGGTGGCGAGCAGCTCGCCGCGCTGGCGCTGCGCCAGGCCGGCGCTGCGCAGGCGCAGGAGCTCGGCGCGCAGCGAGTTGGCGAGCGCCAGCCGCGCGGCCTGCAGATCGGCCTCGACCGCGGCCTGCTGGGCCTGCGCCGCCTGGCTGCGAGCGCGCTGGCGGCCGAACAGGTCCAGCTCCCAGCGGAAAGTGAGATTGGCCTGGCGGCGCTGGCCATCGACGCGGCTTGATTTCTGTCCGTCGCTGCGCTGCTCATGCGCCTTGCCGGCCTCGGCCTTCAGATCCAGCTTCGGAGCGCCGTCGGCGCGGGCGATGCCGAGTTCGGCCTCGGCCTCGCGCAGCTTGGCCAGCGCCCCGGCCAGCTCGGCGCTGTTGTTGACGCCGCGCTCGATCAGCGCCTCGGCCGCCGGCTCCAGGCGCAGCGCCGGCGGCGCGTCACCCTGCGCCAGGCCGGGCCGCGCCGCCAGCAGCAGGCTGGCGCCGAGCAGCCAGGCCGCCCGCAGCAGCGAATGCTTGCTCATCAGCATGCTTGTTGTTCCTCGTTCATTGGCTTGTCTTTCTTCTTGCCGCCCAGACGCTGGCGCAGCCCTTCGAGCTGGCGGTAGACCAGCGGCACGAACAGCAGGCTCAGCAGGGTGCTGCTGATCAGGCCGCCGATCACGGCCACCGCCATCGGCGCGCGGAAGCCGTCGTCATGGCCCCAGCCCAGCGCCGCCGGCAGCATGCCGCCGACCATCGCCAAGGTGGTCATCACGATCGGGCGCACCCGCTCGCGGCCGGCCTGGGTGATCGCGGCATCCAGGCCCAGGCCGTCGCGGCGCGCCTCGATGATGAAGTCCACCAGCAGGATGGAGTTCTTCGCGACGATGCCGAACAGCATCAGCAGGCCGATCACGGTGGACAGGTTCAGCGAATGCCCGCCCAGCAGCAGCGCGATCGAGGCGCCGCTGAGCGCCAGCGGCAACGCCAGCATGATGGACAGCGGCTGCAGCCAGTCGTCGAACAGCAGCACCAGCACCGCATAGACCGCCACCAGGCCGAACAGCGCGGCGGTCGCGAAGCGCTCGAACATCTCGGCCATGTGCTGCGCCTGCCCATAAGGCGCCAGGCGCACGCCGGGCGGCAGCTCGCGGTAGGCGGGCAGGGCCTCGATCGCCGCGATTCCCTCGCTGAGCGAGACGCCCGGTGCCAGGTTGGCCTCCAGCTTGATCACGCGCTCGCGGTTCAGGCGGTTCAGGCTCGAGGGCGTGCTGCCCGGCTCGATCGTCGCCACCGTCTCCAGCGGCACCACGCCACCGCTGCCGGTCGGGATCGGCAGCTGGCGCAGCGCCTCGATCGACAGGGCCTGGCCGCCGGCCAGGCGCAGGCGCACCGCGACCAGCTTGCCGTCGATCACGATGCGCGGCAGCGCGGCGTCGCTGGCGCCCAGGGTGGCCAGGCGCATCGCGTCGGCCAGCGTGTTGGCGTCGACGCCCAGGCGGGCGGCGGCCTCGGGGCGCAGGCGCAGGTCCAGGCTGGTCAGCGGCCGGCCCTGGTCCAGGCCGACGTCCTGCAGCAGCGGCAGCTCGGCGGCCTCGCGCAGCAGGCGCAGCATCGCCGGTTCCAGCTTGCCCGGGTCGGTGGAGACGAAGCTCAGGCTCATGTCCTTTTCCCAGCCGCCCAGCAGCAGGTTGCTGCGCAGATCCGGTACCGTGGCCAGGCGCTCGCGCAGCTGATCCTCCAGCTCGGTGGCGCTCAGCTTGCGCGCGCTGGGCGGCGCCAGCTGCAGGCGCAGCGCGCCCTGGTCGGGACTGCTGCGTTCGTAGGCGAACACGGCGGTGACGTCGGGCACGCCGGCGATCGCGCCGCGCAGCCGCTCGGCGGCCTGCACCGATTGGCGCAGGCTGGCGCCCGGCGGCAGCTCGTAGTAGACGGGGATCGCCTGCGGCCGGGTCTCGGGCATGAAGCCCGAGGGCAGCAGGGACAACAGGCCGAAGGTCGCCAGCAGCAGGCAGCCGCCCATGCCCAGCGAGGCGCGGCGGTGCCGCATCACCCAGTCCAGCAGGCGCAGATAGCCCAGCTGCATGCGGCCCGGCGCGACCTCGCCGCCATGGTGGGGGCGCAGCCAGCGCGCGCACATCATCGGCGTCACCAGGCGCGCCACGCACAGCGAGGCCAGCACCGCGAAGGTGGTGGTCAGGCCGAACTCGGTGAAGTACTTGCCGACCACACCGCCGATGAAGCTGACCGGCAGGAACACCGCGACGATGGTCATCGTGATCGCCACCACCGCCAGGCCCAGCGCGTCGGCGCCGCGCGCGGAGGCCTCGCGCGGCGTCTCGCCGTTCTCGATGCGGCGCGCGATGTTCTCGATCTCGACGATCGCGTCGTCCACCAGGATGCCGATCACCAGGATCAGCGCCAGCAGGGTGATGCTGTCGAGCTGGAAACCGCGC
This genomic stretch from Roseateles sp. DAIF2 harbors:
- a CDS encoding TolC family protein gives rise to the protein MLMSKHSLLRAAWLLGASLLLAARPGLAQGDAPPALRLEPAAEALIERGVNNSAELAGALAKLREAEAELGIARADGAPKLDLKAEAGKAHEQRSDGQKSSRVDGQRRQANLTFRWELDLFGRQRARSQAAQAQQAAVEADLQAARLALANSLRAELLRLRSAGLAQRQRGELLATLQHQQQLEQMLLAAGLRGAGDQLEGEAELEQRRAELAQQEQQRQHALLRLVRLSDIEAGEWQALADGPLPEHRVPAQLPLQSLAQRPDVRAAEARLRGSSASATAAKAALWPSVALEANMQRLRNGGGLAGALRDSTDRFLGLGLAWALLDGGERRAQRDAAQARAELAAAEFRRVTLEAAEETQGALARAQELGSAANHADRAARQARQAAQLSEQRYRLGIDSLLQRLRQDRQALERELLAQDLRGEQLQAALKLERALARP
- a CDS encoding efflux RND transporter permease subunit, producing MSLKISSWAIAKPTPIVLLFLLLSLAGIVAFNKLPVAGDPRVELPIISVDVAQPGATPQELETNVARRLEEGLAGLPGLNNLSTTIANGQVSITAEFQLEANIDRAASDVRDAVSRIRPELPAQIGEPLVTRVDVSGWALQSFSVSAEGIDEMELSRRIDEQLGPKLLGVTGVQQFKRLGGAKRELRIELDPARLSAAGVSVAELARQLQLGEANIPAGTVRDGDERMRPLRVLGASTDAQTLAKRLVTLDKGRSIALGELGRVVDEGNEPNGFALLNGQPVLVLEVYKKRGASELKLAEGVARALDEYRQAHPEMRIELFEDNVEFTRMSYGGARDTLLEGALLTVLVVWFFLRDWRATLLAAAAIPLSLLPTFVAMQWRGFQLDSITLLALILVIGILVDDAIVEIENIARRIENGETPREASARGADALGLAVVAITMTIVAVFLPVSFIGGVVGKYFTEFGLTTTFAVLASLCVARLVTPMMCARWLRPHHGGEVAPGRMQLGYLRLLDWVMRHRRASLGMGGCLLLATFGLLSLLPSGFMPETRPQAIPVYYELPPGASLRQSVQAAERLRGAIAGVPDVTAVFAYERSSPDQGALRLQLAPPSARKLSATELEDQLRERLATVPDLRSNLLLGGWEKDMSLSFVSTDPGKLEPAMLRLLREAAELPLLQDVGLDQGRPLTSLDLRLRPEAAARLGVDANTLADAMRLATLGASDAALPRIVIDGKLVAVRLRLAGGQALSIEALRQLPIPTGSGGVVPLETVATIEPGSTPSSLNRLNRERVIKLEANLAPGVSLSEGIAAIEALPAYRELPPGVRLAPYGQAQHMAEMFERFATAALFGLVAVYAVLVLLFDDWLQPLSIMLALPLALSGASIALLLGGHSLNLSTVIGLLMLFGIVAKNSILLVDFIIEARRDGLGLDAAITQAGRERVRPIVMTTLAMVGGMLPAALGWGHDDGFRAPMAVAVIGGLISSTLLSLLFVPLVYRQLEGLRQRLGGKKKDKPMNEEQQAC